A genomic segment from Peribacillus sp. ACCC06369 encodes:
- the coaA gene encoding type I pantothenate kinase: MSSYTPYFEFNRKKWASLRNHTPLPLTEEELDNLKGINEEISIQEVEEVYLPLTRLINLYVEASQQLNTATSSFLKTNAKKVPYIIGIAGSVAVGKSTTARLLQTLLSRWDNHRNVGLVTTDGFLYSNDFLEEKGLMKRKGFPESYDTQKLINVIGDVKVGKNKVEVPIYSHLTYDILPNEIQTICNPDILIVEGVNVLQVDKENQVFVSDLFDFSLYVDADVPDIERWYVERFLLLQKTAFQRPESYFHRYTNLSKEDTIKLATQIWEEINLKNLHENILPTKGRANLVLKKGSDHKVENIHLRK, encoded by the coding sequence ATGAGTTCCTATACTCCCTATTTTGAATTCAATCGAAAAAAGTGGGCATCTTTACGAAACCATACTCCTCTTCCTTTAACTGAAGAAGAATTGGATAACTTAAAAGGAATAAATGAAGAAATATCCATTCAGGAAGTGGAAGAGGTTTATTTGCCCTTGACCCGTTTAATTAATTTATATGTCGAAGCTTCTCAGCAGCTTAACACGGCTACATCTTCCTTTCTGAAAACTAATGCAAAAAAAGTACCGTATATCATTGGAATTGCAGGGAGTGTTGCTGTAGGAAAGAGTACGACAGCAAGGTTACTTCAGACATTATTATCTAGATGGGATAATCATAGAAACGTAGGTCTTGTCACTACAGATGGTTTTTTGTACTCAAATGATTTCTTAGAAGAAAAAGGACTGATGAAACGAAAAGGGTTTCCTGAAAGTTATGATACTCAAAAACTAATTAATGTTATCGGAGATGTAAAAGTAGGAAAAAATAAAGTGGAAGTTCCAATCTACTCACATTTGACGTACGATATTTTGCCAAATGAAATCCAGACCATCTGTAATCCTGATATTTTAATAGTGGAAGGTGTTAATGTTCTTCAAGTTGACAAAGAAAATCAAGTATTCGTCAGTGACCTTTTTGATTTTTCACTCTATGTTGATGCAGACGTACCCGACATTGAACGGTGGTATGTTGAAAGGTTTCTTCTACTTCAAAAGACAGCGTTCCAAAGGCCCGAATCGTACTTTCATCGTTACACTAATTTGTCTAAAGAAGATACCATTAAATTAGCGACTCAAATTTGGGAAGAAATTAATTTGAAAAATTTACATGAAAATATACTTCCGACAAAAGGACGGGCCAATCTAGTTTTAAAAAAAGGATCAGATCATAAGGTTGAAAATATACATTTGCGAAAATGA
- a CDS encoding RNA polymerase alpha subunit C-terminal domain-containing protein, producing MTISKKTLRTCDEGHKYYKSSDCPTCPVCEQERNPEDGFLSLLSAPARRALEHNGVTSLQQLTKYSEKEILKFHGMGPASLPKLRAALETNGLSFKN from the coding sequence ATGACAATTTCAAAAAAAACTTTAAGGACTTGCGACGAAGGACACAAATACTATAAATCCAGCGACTGTCCGACCTGCCCGGTTTGTGAGCAAGAACGCAATCCTGAAGACGGATTTCTTTCATTACTCTCGGCACCAGCCAGACGAGCATTGGAACACAATGGGGTAACCTCTTTACAACAGCTAACAAAATATAGTGAAAAAGAGATATTGAAATTTCATGGTATGGGACCAGCTTCTTTACCAAAACTAAGGGCTGCTTTGGAGACAAATGGGTTATCATTCAAAAATTAA